From Actinoplanes oblitus, a single genomic window includes:
- a CDS encoding DUF3311 domain-containing protein — protein sequence MAEPKSPPPRTDSSPWNWLLLVPIVVPLLTPLYNHVEPRLAGFPLFYWLQLALILLGVGTTTLVYQMTKRKRVDRP from the coding sequence ATGGCGGAGCCGAAGTCCCCACCACCACGTACCGATAGCAGTCCCTGGAACTGGTTGCTGCTGGTGCCGATCGTGGTGCCGCTGCTGACCCCGTTGTACAACCACGTCGAGCCGAGGCTCGCCGGATTCCCGCTCTTCTACTGGCTGCAGCTCGCCCTCATCCTGCTCGGCGTCGGTACCACCACGCTGGTCTACCAGATGACCAAGCGGAAGCGGGTGGACCGGCCATGA
- the mctP gene encoding monocarboxylate uptake permease MctP, which translates to MSDHITEIVVFTVLFLLVSGMGFVAAKWRAPQDMAHLDEWGLGGRSFGGWITWFLVGGDLYTAYTFVAVPALMFGAGAAGFFAVPYTVVIYPLFFLVLIRLWSVSHRHGFVTPADFVRTRYDSPTLALLIAITGIVATMPYIALQLVGIEAVLKTMGVTGDSPLARHAPIIIAFAILAAYTYQSGLRAPALIAFVKDTLVYIVIAVAVIYLPYKLGGWGAIFDAADAKFTASPAPGDGIILNANNQVQYFTLALGSALALFLYPHSITGVLASRNRGVIKRNMSALPAYSFLLGLIALLGFMAIAAGVKPLPGAKAGSVDSNTVVPLLFDMKFPAWFAGVAFAAIGIGALVPAAIMSIAAANLFTRNIYKEYLKRDATPAQEASVAKITSLVVKIGAVAFIVFLDPQFSIDLQLIGGVIILQTGPSVVLGLYGRWLHRGALIAGWAAGMLLAFWMLWQIPNAATKRAHFGGSAFPLSEFGLDSSKTIYVGFVAVLVNLAVAVLATWWLRVMKVAPGVDGTTPDDYFADEGDPRIEREKAAAVDTVSST; encoded by the coding sequence ATGAGCGACCACATCACCGAGATCGTCGTCTTCACGGTCCTGTTCCTGCTCGTCAGCGGCATGGGCTTCGTGGCAGCCAAGTGGCGCGCCCCGCAGGACATGGCGCACCTCGACGAGTGGGGGCTGGGCGGGCGCAGCTTCGGCGGCTGGATCACCTGGTTCCTGGTCGGCGGTGACCTGTACACGGCGTACACGTTCGTCGCCGTCCCGGCGCTGATGTTCGGCGCCGGCGCCGCCGGGTTCTTCGCGGTGCCCTACACCGTGGTGATCTACCCGCTCTTCTTCCTGGTGCTGATCCGGCTCTGGTCGGTGTCGCACCGGCACGGCTTCGTCACGCCTGCCGACTTCGTCCGCACCAGGTACGACTCGCCGACCCTGGCGCTGCTGATCGCCATCACCGGGATCGTGGCCACCATGCCGTACATCGCGTTGCAACTGGTCGGCATCGAGGCGGTGCTCAAGACGATGGGCGTGACCGGGGACAGCCCGCTCGCCCGGCACGCGCCGATCATCATCGCGTTCGCCATCCTGGCGGCGTACACGTACCAGTCCGGGCTGCGGGCGCCGGCGCTCATCGCGTTCGTCAAGGACACCCTGGTCTACATCGTGATCGCGGTGGCGGTCATCTACCTGCCGTACAAGCTGGGTGGCTGGGGTGCGATCTTCGACGCGGCGGACGCGAAGTTCACCGCCTCTCCGGCGCCCGGCGACGGGATCATCCTGAACGCCAACAACCAGGTGCAGTACTTCACCCTGGCGCTCGGCTCGGCGCTCGCGCTGTTCCTCTACCCGCACAGCATCACCGGGGTGCTGGCCAGCCGGAACCGGGGCGTGATCAAGCGGAACATGTCGGCGCTGCCGGCGTACAGCTTCCTGCTCGGCCTGATCGCGCTGCTCGGCTTCATGGCCATCGCGGCCGGGGTGAAGCCGTTGCCCGGTGCCAAGGCCGGCAGCGTGGACAGCAACACTGTGGTGCCGCTGCTGTTCGACATGAAGTTCCCGGCCTGGTTCGCCGGCGTCGCGTTCGCCGCGATCGGGATCGGCGCCCTGGTGCCGGCCGCGATCATGTCGATCGCCGCCGCCAACCTGTTCACCCGCAACATCTACAAGGAGTACCTGAAGCGGGATGCCACCCCGGCCCAGGAGGCGAGTGTCGCCAAGATCACCTCGCTGGTGGTGAAGATCGGGGCGGTCGCGTTCATCGTCTTCCTGGACCCGCAGTTCTCCATCGACCTGCAGCTGATCGGCGGCGTGATCATCCTGCAGACCGGGCCGTCGGTGGTCCTCGGCCTGTACGGCCGGTGGCTGCACCGGGGCGCGTTGATCGCCGGCTGGGCGGCCGGCATGCTGCTGGCGTTCTGGATGCTCTGGCAGATCCCGAACGCGGCCACCAAACGCGCGCACTTCGGCGGGTCGGCGTTCCCGCTCTCCGAGTTCGGCCTCGACTCCTCGAAGACGATCTACGTGGGCTTCGTGGCGGTGCTGGTGAACCTGGCGGTCGCGGTGCTGGCCACCTGGTGGCTGCGGGTGATGAAGGTGGCTCCGGGCGTGGACGGCACGACGCCCGACGACTACTTCGCCGACGAGGGGGACCCGCGGATCGAGCGGGAGAAGGCCGCCGCTGTCGACACCGTCTCCTCCACCTGA
- a CDS encoding PAS domain S-box protein, producing the protein MPDQIFLMGNLVIMVAYAAITVAIVVPVARAGQLRTNRLATATALIFFSCAVGHGLHAVMAYRTVMQVPATHQMHMEAAGWTWTSAMWDLFTAAMGVYYWTLRRAYGVLLGKGAIYVDPWGQYRLDEADARERAARDVAEAHRATLATVVEHTDDAVVGVTPEGIITAWNGGAERLFGYPAEEVLGRPATMLADETGSGEQADVLARIRHGERGMAYETRRLRKDGTLVDVALTMAPIHDQAGTVIGASAVARDITAAKEAAERGRAIQERSNQAQRMESLGKLAGGVAHDFNNILAIIANYTEFVAEETADRPEVQADLTQVRTAVERATNLTRQLLTFTRAEAIQPQDVDLNAAVTEVQMMLERTIGEHIDLIAVPSPQPLIVHADPGQLQQVLLNLALNARDAMPEGGALVLEANTATLDGEEVNMQPPLPAGTYARLLVSDTGEGMSPETAKRIFEPFYTTKPQGRGTGLGLATVYGIVTECGGSINVYSELGTGTTFRVYLPLAKAVTDTTAIPPAHRTAPPRGDGSTVLVVEDEPALARVVTRILSRAGYHVLTAADAGEALDLYEQHGCDALLTDVIMPGVSGRRLAESLHERQPDLPVLYMSGYSNGLLGTTHILDEDIAFLEKPFTAADLLHRLAATRESSSSPLGS; encoded by the coding sequence ATGCCGGACCAGATTTTTCTCATGGGCAATCTGGTGATCATGGTGGCCTACGCGGCGATCACGGTGGCGATCGTAGTTCCGGTCGCTCGAGCGGGACAGCTACGCACCAACAGGCTTGCCACCGCCACCGCGTTGATCTTCTTCAGTTGCGCGGTCGGTCACGGACTGCACGCGGTGATGGCGTACCGCACCGTCATGCAGGTTCCGGCCACTCACCAGATGCACATGGAGGCTGCCGGGTGGACCTGGACCTCGGCGATGTGGGACCTTTTCACCGCCGCGATGGGCGTCTACTACTGGACGCTACGCCGGGCCTATGGAGTTCTGCTCGGTAAAGGCGCGATTTATGTGGACCCGTGGGGTCAGTACCGGCTGGACGAAGCCGACGCCCGTGAACGCGCCGCCCGCGATGTCGCCGAGGCTCATCGGGCCACCCTGGCGACCGTGGTCGAGCACACCGACGACGCGGTTGTCGGCGTTACCCCGGAGGGCATCATCACGGCGTGGAACGGCGGGGCGGAACGCCTGTTCGGATACCCGGCTGAGGAAGTCCTCGGCCGGCCCGCCACGATGCTGGCCGATGAGACCGGCTCGGGCGAGCAAGCGGACGTCCTCGCCCGGATCCGGCACGGCGAGCGCGGCATGGCCTACGAGACGCGGCGGCTGCGCAAGGACGGGACTCTCGTCGACGTCGCGCTGACGATGGCACCGATCCACGATCAGGCAGGTACGGTCATCGGTGCTTCTGCCGTCGCGCGGGACATCACCGCGGCGAAGGAGGCCGCCGAACGCGGGCGCGCCATCCAGGAGCGCAGCAACCAGGCACAGCGCATGGAGAGCCTCGGCAAGCTGGCCGGCGGTGTCGCTCACGACTTCAACAACATCCTGGCGATCATCGCCAACTACACCGAGTTCGTGGCGGAGGAGACCGCTGACCGGCCGGAGGTGCAAGCCGACCTGACCCAGGTACGTACGGCGGTGGAGCGGGCGACCAACCTGACCCGGCAGCTGCTGACGTTCACCCGTGCGGAGGCCATCCAGCCGCAGGACGTCGACCTCAACGCGGCGGTCACCGAAGTGCAGATGATGTTGGAGCGCACCATCGGCGAGCACATCGACCTGATCGCGGTGCCCTCGCCGCAGCCGCTGATCGTGCACGCCGATCCGGGTCAGCTTCAGCAGGTGTTGTTGAACCTGGCGCTCAACGCCCGTGACGCCATGCCCGAGGGCGGCGCCCTCGTTCTGGAGGCCAATACCGCCACGCTGGACGGCGAGGAGGTCAACATGCAACCGCCCCTGCCCGCCGGCACCTACGCCCGCCTGCTGGTCAGCGACACTGGCGAGGGCATGTCGCCGGAAACCGCCAAGCGGATCTTCGAGCCGTTCTACACCACCAAGCCTCAGGGTCGAGGCACCGGATTGGGCCTGGCCACCGTCTACGGCATCGTGACCGAATGCGGAGGCAGCATCAACGTGTACTCCGAGCTGGGCACAGGCACAACCTTCCGGGTCTACCTTCCGTTGGCGAAGGCGGTAACCGACACGACGGCGATCCCGCCGGCGCACCGTACGGCACCGCCGCGCGGCGACGGCAGCACCGTGCTGGTGGTCGAGGACGAGCCCGCTCTCGCCCGCGTGGTCACCCGCATCCTCAGCAGGGCCGGATACCATGTGCTCACCGCTGCCGACGCCGGCGAAGCGCTGGACCTGTACGAGCAGCATGGCTGCGACGCCCTGCTCACTGACGTGATCATGCCGGGCGTCTCCGGGCGACGTCTGGCCGAGTCGCTGCACGAACGTCAGCCGGATCTTCCCGTGCTCTACATGTCCGGCTACAGCAACGGACTTCTCGGCACCACCCACATCCTCGACGAGGACATCGCCTTCCTCGAGAAACCCTTCACGGCCGCTGATCTGCTCCACAGGCTGGCGGCGACACGCGAAAGTAGCTCTTCACCACTCGGATCATGA
- a CDS encoding putative bifunctional diguanylate cyclase/phosphodiesterase, with translation MRRPGRGVHGRFAHSARISADDTGGDRWSRKRSGYGAWLAVFSVARMTRGSIGQPRIRPSLAVLTVVVMVAVVAVAPSLSSALQELMYALTGFGSATVIVVAARRHRHRRAHQPAWLLLAAGLGCGALANTIWGIQYGLGLPGAPRFSVVDVLYFAMYPLLAAALAMLPERPPGSSRWTGWAEAGIVACTGAILAWILLYDPYLIDEGRMPGDAGAVCYPVLDVLLIAMAVRLLVAQRRLTRTHIALLVMAVLLAAADVAYFLSVTLGGAWSGPAPSVMAWLVAFTLPAFAAAGPEPTVGSRTAAGEMGSWRTVLLHGVLVLIGPAATCYALVQDEREGQLNGYDFIVPLSATAAIAVLLVVRMTIAQRQLHRHATSLTEALAEQQQLQRSLRHLADHDALTGLPNRRRLEQHLASPTPRAVLLLDLDDFQDVNDRLGHTIGDQLLLAIAQRLQATLAPGELLARTGGDEFVLLVPAADSPDAVSRANSLLHLLRAPIPVGEHMLHITASIGVRLPDAAADVVHRLGDADLALYAAKAAGKDCVSQYDPAFRTRQTERIRIVERLRHALNAGELTVHFQPIVELDTGTTVAVEALARWLPPGEPPIGPDRFIPAAEDSGLIIALGEWVLRRACADAAPWHRANGVTLTVNVSPRQLADDEFTTKVRAALTDSGLPPTALTLEITEGILVSAGHHSAQALAHLQTLRADGIRIAVDDFGTGYSSLAYLRVLPIDTLKIDRSLMPADEHDIRQLALVRAVIDLARSLDLTTVAEGIETAVQGELLHRIGCDRGQGYHYARPMPAAELAAFTASTVLGAA, from the coding sequence ATGCGGCGCCCCGGCCGCGGCGTTCATGGCAGATTCGCTCATTCAGCTCGGATTTCTGCCGATGACACCGGCGGTGATCGGTGGTCGCGGAAACGGAGTGGATACGGTGCGTGGCTGGCGGTGTTCAGCGTGGCCCGGATGACGCGGGGTTCCATCGGGCAACCGCGGATCAGGCCCTCGCTGGCGGTGCTCACGGTCGTGGTCATGGTGGCGGTTGTTGCCGTTGCGCCGTCGCTGAGCTCGGCGTTGCAGGAGTTGATGTACGCGCTGACCGGGTTCGGCTCGGCCACCGTCATCGTCGTCGCCGCGCGCCGGCACCGGCACCGGCGGGCACACCAGCCGGCCTGGTTGCTGCTGGCTGCCGGCCTCGGGTGCGGAGCGCTGGCCAACACCATCTGGGGCATCCAATACGGGTTGGGTCTGCCGGGAGCGCCTCGGTTCTCTGTCGTCGACGTGCTGTACTTCGCGATGTATCCCCTGCTCGCGGCGGCGTTGGCGATGCTGCCCGAACGGCCGCCGGGCAGTTCGCGCTGGACCGGCTGGGCCGAGGCCGGCATCGTGGCCTGCACCGGAGCGATTCTGGCCTGGATCCTGCTGTACGACCCGTATCTGATCGACGAGGGTCGGATGCCCGGGGATGCCGGGGCGGTCTGCTACCCGGTATTGGACGTGCTGCTGATCGCCATGGCCGTTCGGCTGCTCGTCGCGCAGCGACGGCTCACCCGGACACACATCGCCTTGCTGGTGATGGCCGTTCTCCTGGCGGCCGCGGACGTCGCGTACTTCCTGTCGGTGACGTTGGGCGGCGCGTGGTCCGGCCCCGCGCCCAGCGTCATGGCGTGGCTCGTCGCGTTCACGCTTCCAGCATTCGCTGCGGCGGGGCCGGAGCCCACCGTCGGCTCCCGCACCGCCGCCGGGGAGATGGGTAGCTGGCGTACCGTGCTGCTGCACGGCGTGCTCGTCCTGATCGGCCCCGCGGCGACCTGCTACGCCCTGGTACAGGACGAACGAGAAGGTCAGCTCAACGGCTACGACTTCATCGTCCCGCTCTCGGCGACCGCGGCGATCGCCGTGCTGCTGGTCGTTCGCATGACCATCGCCCAGCGGCAACTGCACCGGCATGCCACCTCGCTCACCGAGGCGCTGGCCGAACAGCAACAGCTACAACGCTCGCTGCGGCACCTGGCCGACCACGACGCTTTGACCGGATTGCCGAACCGGCGCCGGCTCGAACAACATCTCGCCTCACCCACTCCGCGGGCTGTGCTACTGCTGGACCTCGACGACTTTCAGGACGTCAACGACCGGCTGGGACACACCATCGGTGACCAGTTGCTGCTCGCGATCGCGCAGCGCCTACAAGCCACTCTCGCTCCGGGCGAGTTGCTCGCCCGCACCGGCGGCGACGAATTCGTTCTCCTGGTGCCCGCCGCCGATTCGCCCGACGCCGTAAGCCGCGCCAACAGCCTGCTCCATCTGCTGCGCGCGCCGATACCGGTGGGCGAGCACATGTTGCACATCACCGCCAGCATCGGCGTACGGCTGCCCGACGCAGCCGCTGACGTGGTGCACCGGCTCGGTGACGCCGACCTCGCGCTGTATGCGGCCAAGGCCGCGGGCAAGGACTGTGTCAGCCAGTACGACCCGGCGTTCCGCACCCGGCAGACCGAACGCATTCGCATCGTGGAGCGGCTACGCCACGCCCTGAACGCCGGCGAACTGACCGTGCACTTCCAGCCCATTGTCGAGCTCGACACGGGTACGACGGTCGCCGTGGAAGCGCTGGCTCGCTGGCTGCCCCCCGGTGAACCGCCGATCGGCCCGGACAGGTTCATCCCGGCCGCCGAGGACAGCGGCCTGATCATCGCCCTCGGCGAATGGGTGCTGCGCCGCGCCTGCGCCGACGCCGCACCCTGGCACCGGGCGAACGGCGTCACGCTGACCGTCAACGTATCCCCGCGGCAGCTCGCCGACGACGAGTTCACCACGAAGGTTCGCGCCGCGCTCACCGACAGCGGCCTGCCACCGACCGCGCTCACCCTGGAGATCACCGAGGGCATCCTGGTCAGTGCCGGCCACCACAGCGCCCAAGCCCTCGCCCACCTGCAGACCCTGCGCGCCGACGGCATCCGGATCGCCGTCGACGACTTCGGCACCGGCTACTCCTCCCTGGCCTACCTGCGCGTCCTGCCGATCGACACGCTGAAGATCGACCGATCGCTGATGCCCGCCGACGAACACGACATCCGCCAACTCGCCCTCGTCCGCGCGGTGATCGACCTTGCCCGTAGCCTGGACCTGACAACGGTCGCCGAAGGCATCGAAACGGCTGTCCAGGGAGAGTTGCTGCACCGCATCGGCTGCGACCGGGGCCAGGGCTACCACTACGCCCGGCCCATGCCTGCCGCCGAACTAGCCGCCTTCACCGCTTCGACAGTTCTCGGCGCGGCGTGA
- a CDS encoding sulfite exporter TauE/SafE family protein produces MDLSHILLLGIAGVAAGAVNAIAGGGSLITFPSLIATGLPSVAANVTNSVSVFPGYVSSVAGSRADLAGQGRRVRAVLPAAALGTLAGCVLLLSTPGRVFEVVVPFLVLGAAATLAFQERLRGLVGHPRAMSARRAAVTVQAVVFVGAVYGGYFGAALGVMYVAALALVLDEPLKRINALKNVLSATVGLVTLLVFALFADVRWDAVAVLAPATVVGGYAGARLARRLPGKVLKWVIVTFGTAIGLLLLYRAFA; encoded by the coding sequence ATGGATCTGTCGCACATCTTGTTGCTGGGCATCGCCGGTGTCGCGGCCGGAGCGGTGAACGCGATCGCCGGGGGCGGTTCGCTGATCACGTTTCCGAGCCTGATCGCGACCGGGCTGCCCTCGGTGGCCGCCAACGTCACCAACTCGGTCTCGGTGTTCCCGGGGTACGTGTCGAGCGTCGCCGGAAGCCGGGCGGACCTCGCCGGGCAGGGGCGGCGGGTGCGGGCGGTGCTGCCCGCCGCGGCGCTCGGGACGCTGGCCGGATGTGTGCTGCTGCTGTCCACGCCGGGGCGGGTGTTCGAGGTGGTCGTGCCGTTCCTGGTGCTGGGTGCGGCGGCGACGCTGGCCTTCCAGGAGCGGCTGCGCGGGCTGGTGGGGCATCCGCGGGCCATGTCGGCGCGACGGGCCGCGGTCACGGTGCAGGCCGTGGTGTTCGTCGGGGCGGTGTACGGCGGGTACTTCGGTGCGGCGCTGGGGGTGATGTACGTGGCGGCGCTGGCACTGGTGCTGGACGAGCCGCTGAAGCGGATCAACGCGCTGAAGAACGTGCTGTCGGCGACGGTGGGGCTGGTCACCCTGCTGGTGTTCGCGCTCTTCGCGGATGTGCGCTGGGATGCGGTGGCGGTGCTGGCACCGGCCACCGTCGTCGGCGGCTACGCGGGGGCCCGGCTGGCCCGGCGGCTGCCGGGCAAGGTGCTCAAGTGGGTGATCGTGACGTTCGGGACGGCGATCGGGCTGCTCTTGCTCTACCGCGCCTTCGCCTGA
- a CDS encoding toll/interleukin-1 receptor domain-containing protein has protein sequence MPILLSYATSDAPWAQWINRSLQAAGHVVEMQPAGVDFADRIGAALSGPDLVVILVSREHRASDSDWAEVPLAPGLVALLLDSGSPPAALRATNWKSLYDLDEEEALEVLMVAVGGPRNPFSRTP, from the coding sequence GTGCCCATACTCCTCTCCTACGCCACCTCGGACGCACCGTGGGCACAGTGGATCAACCGATCCCTGCAGGCAGCGGGGCATGTGGTGGAAATGCAGCCGGCCGGGGTCGACTTCGCCGATCGGATAGGCGCTGCGCTATCCGGACCGGATCTGGTGGTCATTTTGGTCTCCCGGGAGCATCGAGCGTCCGATTCGGACTGGGCCGAGGTGCCCCTGGCGCCCGGCCTGGTGGCACTGCTCCTCGATTCCGGATCGCCGCCCGCCGCGCTCCGCGCCACGAACTGGAAAAGCCTCTATGACCTGGACGAAGAGGAGGCACTGGAGGTCTTGATGGTCGCTGTCGGCGGCCCGCGAAACCCTTTTTCGCGTACGCCGTGA
- a CDS encoding type I glyceraldehyde-3-phosphate dehydrogenase — protein MTVAIGINGLGRIGRSLTRIVASTPNPGISIAAVNDIASTEKLAYGLRRDSIRGAFPGTVTARGDYLVVNDHAIRAYHHERPERIPWAEQGVEVVIEATGRFRAGTAARTHITHGGARKVVISASADDPDAFLVVGANHLSYDPAVHNVVSPASCGVNALTVMAKVLLDRFGLHSVNTSVMLATQGWQRVQDSLIGTSRDDPRLGRATGESIIPHNHVVGDLVRVALPEIGEMRYSYYCVPTPVGSLAELSGQTGRPVTVEEVNRAMAEAAAGPLRGILAYDPDPTVSIDVKNNPASCLFDPSGTQATADGGVKVRGWFDNEWGFSNRLLDLARLIGERLPVPSGQVSWSVA, from the coding sequence ATGACTGTCGCGATCGGGATCAACGGCCTCGGGCGGATCGGTCGCAGCTTGACCCGAATCGTGGCGTCGACCCCGAATCCGGGTATCTCGATCGCCGCGGTGAACGACATCGCGTCCACCGAGAAGCTGGCGTACGGCCTGCGCCGGGACAGCATCCGGGGCGCGTTCCCGGGCACTGTCACCGCGCGCGGCGACTATCTCGTGGTCAACGATCACGCGATCCGCGCCTATCACCACGAACGCCCGGAACGCATCCCGTGGGCCGAGCAGGGGGTGGAGGTGGTGATCGAGGCGACCGGCCGGTTCCGGGCCGGCACCGCGGCACGCACCCACATCACCCACGGCGGCGCCCGCAAGGTGGTGATCAGCGCCTCGGCCGACGATCCGGACGCCTTCCTGGTCGTCGGCGCCAATCACCTCAGCTACGACCCGGCCGTGCACAACGTGGTCTCGCCGGCCTCCTGCGGGGTGAACGCGCTGACCGTGATGGCCAAGGTGCTGCTCGACCGATTCGGGCTGCACTCGGTGAACACCTCGGTGATGCTGGCCACCCAGGGCTGGCAGCGGGTGCAGGACTCGCTGATCGGCACCTCGCGGGACGATCCGCGGCTGGGCCGGGCCACCGGGGAGAGCATCATCCCGCACAACCACGTGGTCGGTGACCTGGTCCGGGTGGCGCTGCCGGAGATCGGCGAGATGCGGTACAGCTACTACTGCGTGCCCACGCCGGTCGGCTCGCTGGCCGAGCTCTCCGGGCAGACCGGGCGGCCGGTGACGGTCGAGGAGGTCAACCGGGCGATGGCCGAGGCGGCGGCCGGGCCGCTGCGGGGCATCCTGGCGTACGACCCGGACCCGACCGTCTCCATCGACGTCAAGAACAATCCGGCCTCGTGCCTCTTCGACCCGTCCGGCACCCAGGCGACAGCGGACGGCGGGGTGAAGGTGCGCGGCTGGTTCGACAACGAGTGGGGCTTCTCGAACCGATTACTCG